A genomic region of Raphanus sativus cultivar WK10039 chromosome 6, ASM80110v3, whole genome shotgun sequence contains the following coding sequences:
- the LOC108832676 gene encoding callose synthase 9-like isoform X2, with protein sequence MSDTTLFKMSRVESLWERLVNAALQKDRTGEAAAAAAGGGPGQGGRDIDDILRAADELQVEDPIIARILCEHACSLAEKLDPNSEDRGLLQFRTGLMSVIKQNTEKRAVGTIDRSQDINRLQGFYQRYREKNNVGTLKEEEKQLRESGAFTDELERKTVERKRVLANLQVLEHVLKHVSKEIFEELNHVYDSDAAMSEGTCIAYNIVPLDAPVRANATTAFPEVQAAVAALKYFPGLPKLPAEFPIPATRNADMLDFLHYIFGFQRDSVCNQREHIVLLLSNEQSRLNSPGETERKLGDDAVSNVFLKSLDNYIKWCDYLCIQHSWSNLESISGEKKLLYLSLYFLIWGEAANIRFLPECLCYIFHHMVREMDEILRQQVARPAASCGSDDGVCVSFLDHVIAPLYEVVSAEAFNNGNGRVPHSAWRNYDDFNEYFWSLQSFELGWPWRTSSSFFQKPIPRRKFEVKTGREKHGGKTSFVEHRTFLHLYHSFHRLWIFLAMTFQALAIVAFNEKSLASRKTLREILSLGPTYVVMKFFKSVLDVIIMYGAYSTTRRLAVIRMFLRFIWLGLASVFISFLYVRALQEDSKPNSDSVMFKLYVILIAIYGGVQLFSSILMRVPTCHNIANKCDGWTLIRFFKWMWRQERHYVGRGMYERTSDYIKYLLFWLVVLSAKFSFAYFLQIEPLVSPTRMIVKHGNYSTLTVASLWAPVVAIYLLDIHIFYTLVSAFLGFLLCVRARLGKIRSLEEIHKQFKKFPGAFIKALHVPITDRTCDPSHEVLDKKNRVEAAHFAPFWNQIIKCLREEDYITDFEMDLLLMPKSSGSRLVQWPLFLLSNKILLATEIAAESKSEEEIVKRIEKDVFMKYAVEEVYYSLERVLITTLEAEGKFWADRIFRDIQDNITMRTVHLDFHLKKLSLVITKVTALLGVLKENETPEHATGATKALQDLYNVILVEILAADMRDQYDTWNLLARARNEGRLFTKLRWPKDPEMKALVKRLYSLLTINDSTAQHVPRNLEARRRLQFFTNSLFMDVPQPKPVHQMLSFSVFTPYCSEVVLYSMSELTNRNEDGISILFYLQKTYPDEWKNFLARIGQDENALEGDLHNERDILELRFWASYRGQTLARTVRGMMYYRKALMLQSYLERKAGRDEESTLHGNDPTDAKGFELSPEARAQADLKFTYVVTCQMYGRQKEDQKPEAADIALLMQRNEALRIAYIDVVDTLKEGKSHKEYYSKLVKADISGKDKEVYSIRLPGDPKLGQCKTENQNHAIVFTRGNALQTIDMNQDNYFEEALKMRNLLEEFDQDHGIRPPTILGVREHVFTGSVSSLGSFISNQETSFATLGQRVLAKPLKIRMHYGHSDIFDRVFHITRGGISKASRVINASEDIFAGFNSILRQGNITHHEYIQVGKGRDVGLSQISLLEGKVAGGNGEQVLSRDVYRLGQFLDFFRMMSFYFTTVGLYFCTMLTVLTLYIFLYGKAYLALSGVGATIQERDILVNNTALSAALSAQFLFQIGVFTAVPMFLGFILEQGFLQAIVSFTTMQFQLCTVFFTFSLGTRAHYFGRTLLHGGASVCQQYQATQRGFVVKHVKFSENYRLYARSHFVKGMEVILLLVVYIAYGNDEAGSVSYVLLTVSSCFLAFSWLFAPYLFNPSGFERQKMVEDFKEWRNWLFYRGGGIGVEGAESWEAWWEEELSHIGTLSGRIVETILSLRFFIFQYGIVYKLNLHGSDTSFAVYGWSWAAFAMILVLFKVFALVQKIAVNLRLVLRFIQGLALLVALAGIIVAVVLTELSVTDIFACVLLAFVPTGWGILSIACAWKPVSKRIGVWESVRSLAWLYDAGMGMLIFLPVALFSWFRPSKHV encoded by the exons ATGAGTGATACAACACTGTTCAAAATGTCTCGAGTGGAGTCTCTATGGGAGCGGCTAGTTAATGCTGCCTTACAAAAGGATAGAACAGGAGAAGCTGCCGCTGCTGCTGCTGGTGGTGGTCCTGGTCAGGGGGGCAGAGACATAGATGATATTCTGAGAGCTGCTGATGAACTCCAAGTTGAAGACCCCATCATAGCTAGGATCT TATGTGAGCATGCTTGCTCGCTTGCAGAAAAACTTGACCCTAATAGTGAAGACAGAGGTCTTTTACAATTTAGAACCGGATTGATGTCCGTTATTAag CAAAATACTGAAAAAAGAGCCGTTGGGACCATAGATAGAAGTCAAGATATCAACCGACTGCAAGGCTTTTACCAGAGGTACAGAGAAAAGAACAATGTTGGCACCTTAAAGGAGGAGGAAAAGCAACTCCGTGAGTCAGGCGCTTTCACTGACGA GCTAGAGCGGAAAACAGTAGAAAGAAAAAGAGTCTTGGCCAACCTTCAAGTTCTGGAGCATGTGTTGAAGCATGTTTCAAAAGAAATCTTTGAAGAG CTGAACCATGTTTATGATTCGGATGCTGCAATGAGCGAGGGCACTTGTATTGCCTACAACATTGTTCCTCTTGATGCTCCTGTCAGGGCAAATGCCACGACGGCTTTCCCTGAGGTGCAAGCGGCAGTTGCAGCCTTGAAGTACTTTCCAGGCCTGCCAAAATTGCCTGCTGAGTTCCCCATTCCTGCAACAAGGAATGCTGATATGCTTGATTTTCTCCACTATATATTTGGGTTTCAG AGAGACAGCGTCTGCAATCAGCGTGAACATATAGTTCTTCTTCTTTCTAATGAGCAATCCCGCCTTAATAGTCCTGGAGAAACAGAGCGT AAACTAGGTGATGATGCAGTGAGTAATGTATTTTTGAAGTCCCTAGACAACTACATTAAGTGGTGCGATTACCTGTGCATTCAACATTCATGGAGCAA TTTAGAGTCCATCAGTGGAGAAAAGAAACTACTATACCTCTCTTTGTATTTCCTGATTTGGGGTGAAGCCGCTAACATACGGTTCCTTCCGGAATGTCTGTGCTACATATTCCACCAT atggTGAGAGAAATGGATGAGATCTTACGCCAGCAGGTTGCTCGTCCAGCTGCGAGTTGTGGCTCTGATGATGGTGTATGTGTATCATTCCTTGATCATGTTATTGCTCCACTGTATGAAGTTGTATCAGCG GAAGCTTTTAACAATGGCAATGGCCGAGTACCTCATTCAGCTTGGAGAAACTATGATGACTTCAATGagtatttttg GTCACTTCAGTCCTTCGAGCTTGGCTGGCCGTGGCGAACGAGTTCATCTTTTTTTCAGAAACCTATACCGAGAAGAAAG TTCGAGGTTAAAACCGGTAGGGAAAAACATGGAGGAAAGACATCCTTCGTTGAGCACCGAACATTTTTGCATCTCTACCACAGCTTCCATCGGCTATGGATATTCCTCGCTATGACGTTTCAA GCACTAGCCATAGTTGCGTTCAATGAAAAAAGCCTTGCCTCTAGAAAGACTTTGCGTGAGATTCTCAGCCTTGGTCCGACTTATGTTGTGATGAAGTTTTTCAAGA GTGTTCTGGATGTCATCATTATGTATGGTGCTTATTCGACTACAAGACGGCTGGCTGTTATTCGCATGTTTCTACGTTTCATTTGGCTTGGCCTTGCTTCTGTCTTCATATCTTTCCTCTATGT gAGAGCACTTCAAGAAGATAGCAAACCAAATTCTGATTCAGTCATGTTCAAGCTTTATGTGATTCTCATAGCCATCTATGGTGGTGTTCAGTTGTTTTCTAGTATCCTGATGCGTGTCCCAACTTGTCACAACATTGCTAATAAATGTGATGGGTGGACTTTGATCCGATTCTTCAAGTGGATGTGGCGCCAG GAGAGACATTATGTTGGCCGTGGCATGTATGAAAGGACATCTGATTATATAAA GTACTTGCTGTTTTGGCTTGTTGTACTGTCTGCAAAGTTCTCGTTTGCGTACTTTCTTCAG ATTGAGCCGCTCGTTAGTCCAACAAGGATGATAGTGAAACATG GAAACTATAGTACTCTGACTGTTGCCAGTTTATGGGCTCCTGTTGTTGCT ATATACCTGTTAGACATCCATATATTCTACACCCTTGTCTCTGCTTTTTTGGGTTTCTTGCTCTGCGTGAGAGCTCGTTTGGGGAAG ATAAGATCTCTAGAAGAAATTCACAAGCAATTTAAGAAGTTTCCAGGGGCCTTTATTAAGGCTCTTCATGTCCCTATTACCGACCG GACTTGTGATCCTTCTCATGAG GTTTTGGATAAGAAGAACAGAGTAGAGGCAGCTCACTTTGCTCCATTTTGGaaccaaataataaaatgtCTACGAGAGGAAGACTACATCACTGATTT TGAGATGGACTTGCTCCTGATGCCCAAGAGTTCTGGAAGTAGACTGGTTCAGTGGCCTCTATTTCTTCTTTCCAACAAG ATATTATTGGCCACAGAGATTGCTGCTGAGAGTAAGTCAGAAGAGGAGATAGTGAAGAGGATCGAAAAGGATGTATTTATGAAGTATGCTGTTGAGGAAGTCTATTACAGCCTTGAACGTGTCCTAATAACAACGCTGGAAGCCGAAGGGAAATTTTG GGCGGACAGAATCTTCAGAGACATCCAGGACAACATAACGATGAGAACTGTACATCTTGATTTTCACTTGAAGAAGCTCTCCCTTGTTATAACGAAAGTGACTGCACTCTTAGGAGTCCTG aaagaaaatgaaacacCGGAGCATGCAACAGGAGCTACCAAAGCACTTCAAGATCTCTACAATGTTATTCTCGTTGAAATATTAGCTGCTGATATGAG GGATCAATATGACACGTGGAACCTGTTAGCTCGAGCAAGGAATGAAGGCCGGCTGTTTACAAAGTTGAGATGGCCTAAAGATCCCGAGATG AAAGCCCTCGTCAAAAGATTGTACTCTCTACTTACTATCAACGATTCTACAGCGCAGCATGTTCCTAGAAATCTTGAGGCCAGACGCAGACTTCAATTCTTCACCAATTCTCTTTTCATGGATGTGCCACAACCAAAGCCTGTCCACCAAATGTTATCCTTCAG TGTGTTCACTCCATATTGTTCTGAGGTTGTGCTATACAGCATGTCTGAACTCACTAATAGAAATGAGGATGGGATATCAATCTTGTTTTACCTTCAGAAAACATATCCAG ATGAGTGGAAAAATTTTCTTGCACGAATAGGACAAGATGAAAATGCGTTAGAAGGTGATCTACATAATGAGAGAGACATACTTGAACTTCGATTTTGGGCTTCTTACCGTGGACAAACGTTAGCTAGAACAG TTCGAGGGATGATGTATTATAGGAAAGCTCTCATGCTTCAGTCTTATCTGGAGAGAAAAGCTGGAAGAG ACGAGGAATCCACACTTCACGGTAATGACCCAACGGATGCTAAAGGATTTGAGTTATCTCCTGAAGCAAGGGCACAAGCAGATCTAAAGTTTACATATGTTGTCACATGCCAAATGTATGGAAGACAGAAAGAAGATCAAAAACCTGAAGCTGCTGACATTGCATTGCTAATGCAAAG AAACGAAGCCCTCCGCATTGCTTATATCGATGTTGTTGATACTCTTAAAGAGGGTAAATCTCATAAAGAATATTATTCAAAGCTTGTGAAGGCCGACATAAGTGGAAAGGATAAG GAAGTTTACTCCATAAGGTTGCCTGGGGACCCGAAACTTGGCCAATGCAAAACTGAGAATCAGAACCATGCCATTGTGTTTACTCGCGGAAATGCACTCCAGACTATTGATATGAATCAG GATAACTACTTTGAAGAAGCCTTGAAGATGAGAAATCTTTTGGAAGAATTCGATCAGGACCATGGTATTAGACCACCTACCATTCTTGGAGTTCGGGAACATGTGTTTACTGGAAG TGTATCCTCCTTGGGCTCTTTCATATCCAATCAAGAAACTAGCTTTGCAACTCTTGGCCAACGAGTATTAGCCAAACCCTTGAA GATCCGCATGCATTATGGTCATTCAGATATCTTTGACAGAGTTTTTCATATTACTCGTGGTGGTATCAGCAAGGCCTCTCGGGTCATCAATGCTAGTGAAGATATATTTGCTG GTTTTAACTCAATTCTACGTCAAGGGAATATTACTCATCATGAGTATATTCAG GTAGGGAAAGGGAGAGATGTGGGGCTCAGCCAAATATCTCTGCTTGAAGGGAAGGTTGCAGGTGGTAACGGTGAACAGGTTCTGAGTCGGGATGTATACAGACTTGGCCAGTTTCTTGATTTCTTTAGAATGATGTCATTCTACTTCACAACTGTTGGTTTATATTTCTGCACAATG TTGACGGTGCTTACTCTGTATATTTTCTTGTATGGGAAGGCATACCTG GCTCTTTCTGGAGTTGGAGCTACCATTCAAGAAAGAGATATTCTTGTGAACAATACTGCACTTAGTGCTGCCCTCAGTGCTCAGTTTCTGTTTCAGATTGGTGTCTTCACTGCTGTTCCAATGTTTCTAGGCTTTATTTTGGAACAGGGATTTCTCCAG GCCATTGTCAGTTTCACAACTATGCAATTTCAGCTGTGTACTGTCTTCTTCACATTTTCTCTTGGCACAAGAGCCCATTATTTTGGACGGACACTTCTCCACGGTGGTGCTAGTGTTTGTCAACAGTACCAAGCCACTCAAAGAGGGTTTGTTGTCAAGCATGTCAAATTTTCTGAGAACTACCGTCTTTATGCCAGAAGTCATTTTGTTAAAGG gATGGAGGTTATTCTCTTACTGGTTGTCTACATTGCATATGGAAATGATGAGGCTGGTTCTGTTTCCTACGTTCTTCTGACTGTTAGCAGCTGTTTCTTGGCTTTCTCCTGGCTCTTCGCTCCTTACCTGTTCAAcccttctggatttgagaggCAAAA AATGGTGGAAGACTTCAAAGAATGGCGAAACTGGCTCTTTTACAGAGGTGGTGGGATTGGTGTGGAAGGAGCTGAAAGCTGGGAAGCATGGTGGGAAGAAGAACTG TCTCACATTGGGACCTTGAGCGGGAGGATAGTAGAGACCATATTAAGTCTACGATTCTTTATCTTCCAGTATGGTATTGTCTACAAACTGAATCTGCATGGATCAGATACGTCATTTGCG GTGTATGGTTGGTCATGGGCTGCATTTGCGATGATTTTAGTTCTTTTCAAG GTCTTTGCCTTGGTTCAGAAGATTGCTGTGAATCTCCGGCTTGTGCTTAGGTTTATACAAGGCCTTGCCTTATTGGTGGCTCTAGCTGGCATAATCGTAGCGGTTGTGCTTACAGAGTTGTCAGTGACGGACATATTTGCTTGTGTATTATTGGCTTTTGTACCGACAGGATGGGGAATCCTTTCT ATTGCATGTGCTTGGAAACCAGTCAGTAAACGAATCGGGGTGTGGGAATCAGTACGTTCCCTAGCATGGCTCTACGATGCAGGAATGGGAATGCTTATATTTCTTCCCGTTGCGCTCTTCTCGTGGTTTCGACCTTCCAAACACGTATGA